A region from the Acomys russatus chromosome 24, mAcoRus1.1, whole genome shotgun sequence genome encodes:
- the Lrrc26 gene encoding leucine-rich repeat-containing protein 26: protein MRGSFFSRLPPQLCLLLLLSLKRVWTQEHVGTSPSRSPVAPECPEACSCSLGGKANCSALALPTVPAGLSWRVRSLLLDHNRVSSLPPGAFADAGALLYLDLRENRLWSVHSRAFWGLGGLQWLDLSANQLETLSPGTFAPLRALSFLSLAGNRLMLLEPSILGRLPLLRVLSLQDNSLSALEAGLLNSLPALDVLRLRGNPWACSCALRPLCTWLRKHPRPASETETLFCVSPRRQTLSLLTAFPDAAFRHCSQSLAARDLAVVYALGPVSFLASLAICMALGSMLTACGARRRRRRRTMVRHLLRRQLDPVGPASLENAGSPAAAATQA from the exons ATGCGGGGCTCTTTTTTCTCCCGGCTTCCGCCGCAACTCTGTCTACTGCTACTGTTATCCTTGAAGCGAGTCTGGACCCAGGAGCACGTTGGAACTTCCCCTTCCAGATCCCCGGTGGCCCCCGAATGTCCCGAGGCATGTTCGTGTTCCCTAGGCGGCAAGGCCAATTGCTCCGCACTCGCGCTGCCCACGGTACCAGCGGGCCTGAGCTGGCGAGTACGCTCACTGTTGCTGGATCACAATCGCGTGAGCTCACTGCCTCCAGGCGCCTTCGCCGATGCGGGCGCACTGCTATACCTAGACCTCCGGGAGAACCGGCTTTGGTCGGTGCACTCACGAGCTTTCTGGGGTCTGGGAGGGTTGCAGTGGCTGGACCTGAGCGCCAATCAGCTGGAAACTCTGTCTCCCGGCACCTTCGCGCCGCTGCGCGCGCTGAGTTTCCTCTCCCTAGCGGGTAATCGGCTGATGCTCCTGGAGCCTTCGATCCTGGGCCGGCTCCCATTACTGCGCGTGCTCAGCCTGCAGGACAATTCGTTGTCTGCGCTCGAGGCGGGTTTGCTGAATAGCCTGCCCGCGCTCGACGTGTTGCGCTTGCGTGGCAACCCCTGGGCGTGCAGCTGCGCTCTGCGCCCGCTTTGCACCTGGCTGCGCAAGCACCCGCGTCCCGCTTCAG AAACTGAGACCCTGTTTTGCGTGTCTCCAAGACGCCAGACGCTCAGCCTACTGACAGCCTTTCCGGACGCCGCCTTCAGACACTGCTCTCAGTCGCTCGCAGCTCGAGACCTGGCGGTGGTCTACGCTCTCGGTCCGGTCTCTTTCCTTGCCAGTCTGGCCATCTGCATGGCACTGGGTTCCATGCTCACTGCCTGTGGTGCacggcgccgccgccgccgccgcaccATGGTGCGCCACTTACTAAGGAGACAGCTAGATCCCGTGGGCCCAGCTTCCCTGGAGAATGCTGGGAGCCCTGCAGCTGCAGCTACCCAAGCCTAA
- the Tmem210 gene encoding transmembrane protein 210, with the protein MAPCPQPDFCPAGSPLGLICLTLLLIPAAAGTYCECSLGLSREALIALIVVLAGVSASCFCALVVVAIGVFRAKGDTCPGRLENRLAGPFGVQEDRMDLRSVHVESHLMDPELDVSMMTSLDGHGLLPMEVSLEPPPPTPPPPPPPE; encoded by the exons ATGGCCCCCTGTCCCCAGCCTGACTTCTGCCCAGCTGGCAGCCCCCTTGGCCTGATATGTCTGACCCTTTTGCTCATCCCTGCTGCAG CTGGAACCTACTGTGAATGCAGCCTTGGCCTCAGCCGCGAGGCCCTTATTGCTCTCATTGTGGTGCTGGCTGGTGTCAGTGCCAGCTGCTTCTGTGCCCTCGTTGTTGTGGCGATTGGTGTCTTTCGAGCCAAGGG TGATACGTGCCCAGGACGCTTGGAAAACAG GTTGGCGGGGCCCTTCGGGGTCCAGGAGGATCGCATGGACCTGCGCTCAGTCCACGTGGAGTCCCACCTCATGGACCCTGAGCTGGATGTATCCATGATGACATCCTTGGACGGCCATGGTCTCCTCCCCATGGAGGTTTCTCTGGAGCCGCCacctccaacccctccccctccccctcccccagagtaG